A stretch of DNA from Leopardus geoffroyi isolate Oge1 chromosome B3, O.geoffroyi_Oge1_pat1.0, whole genome shotgun sequence:
ACAATGCATTCCCTTTGGAAGAAACTGGCTTTCAAATTAGCCAAGCATAGCCAATGAACAATAAAAAGCTGCCTTGTAAGTGAAATACAGCCTAAATTGTTTTCGAGAACCAGCAATGATAGAAAGTTCAGTCATGCTACAGTGAAACATGTTCTAGTGCTGGCTTTATTTTAACTgaaatcatactttttaaaaaggcacacaCAATAATAGGAAACAGGCTTAAAATTTATTCTATATTTAATGTGGAAGTTTCTCTTAACAGTATATAATTGCATTCAACCAGAAATTACTCAAAGATTAATTTCTGTGTAGATATGACATCATTTCAACCCCATGGAAATTATGTATTAAATGGAcagttttgaaatgatttcatcAAATTAAGAGTCATTATGGCGGAAAAATGCATACGGTCATTTTAGGTGGACCAAATAGTTCTCTTACTTTATATGCTACCTTTATATTACCCTCATAGCCCAATCTGGTTCCAGATTTTAGAGGggttataaatataaatcaggATGAATTGCCAGGTTTTGTACTACCTTTTGGTGCTCTGATCTGACTTTCCCCAGTTCAAAGGACTAAAGAGATTAGGTAATTTCCAGGACTAAGGTAGGGCCAGACCTTTGAATTAGTATCTTTTTTTGAAACATAGATAAATCAGCTCATGGTCTTGGTGTCAGCAATTAGATCAAcaaattctttcctttctacATTCAtgctgtattaaaaatttttgtgagaaaaaaattattcggATTTTCTCCTGGCctccaataaaaatattattccacAAAACTAATAATTTAAGATACATTATCTGCTACCCTTTTTGAGATATTGCAAGAAAAACTAACTAGAAACCACTGGctgttttgtttccatgtaataCAGCAAAGACAGTTTTCCTATGGGAACAAATTCccagattttttattattctaatatTAGTAAATgtaggctggctggctggctgcatCAGTTGGAGTATGTGACTCTCAATATCGGGCTTAtcaattcaagccccacgtttgggtgtagggattacttaaaagcttttaaaaatattcataaatgtatTCTGTAAGACCAAGAAATGTCTTAATACTGCAATAGTAACTTCCAAAAACACCTTTTAAGAAGTTCAGTTTCCAAAAGTATCACTATATCACCTGTATTTTGTGTGTGACAGATATGAGAAGAGTAAAATACAGAGTTGAAGCAAAAATACTAAATTTCATTCAGTGTATTTGTATTGTAATTGTTTGGATCGTTAATATTGGTTGGTAAACTTCTAAGAATCTCTGTTTCAAACATAAATATGTTCTATTTAGTGAAACTTATAAATGCATAGTTTTGAGATTCtatcccaccacacacacacactgattaaTTTCCAGTTAATTGcattcttgagaatttttgtaaCAGACACAACTTAgtgaatatttactttaaaactttattaaaagttatggtaaagaaaagaagccaaaaacaaacagaagcaaaTATATACAGGTTGTATTAAAACTATATGTTTAATAACCCTCCATTAGAAAAAGTACACATCTATCAGAGGAATCACAAAAATCACCATAATTAAGGAAACTCTGTATAAATTATACATGCAAAAAATATCGCCAGTTTCCCCATTAgaatcaaaattgaaaattttaattttatacttttttaagtaCTTTGTTTTACAATAATagttaacagaaaaataatctaAGTCCAAAAAACTTTACTCTtaacttttaaattctaaaattatatagAATTAATCCAAGTCATACAGCAAAGAATTATGAAAACTGAATGCACATTGAGTCACATGATCTTTAATAAACTGCACACTACCATCCTGCATATTGGTTTCTTTTATGTTGTCAAGACCAGGTACATTGTGAACTGTTGTTTCGTTTAGTAATGATTGATGGTCTCCATgtaattctttctcttctgttatcACTGGttcttttaaattatctttttcctCATTTGAGTAAAcgggacttttttcttttataaattcagGTTCCATTTTTGACTCAGGTTGCTGAGACTTTCCAAATAGCATATGAGAAACATCAAGAGACTCTTGTTGCAAGCATACAACTGAACCACAACCGTCTGTTTCTAGTACTTTAACTGCCACAGATGAATCAGAATCAGTTGTTGAGGTGGTAGgatgttctgtattttctttttcagttacaGGACTTCCTTCAttgactttttcttccttttcatgaaGCTGCTCAGAGTTACTACATTCTTGCAACTAGGTcaagagaaacaataaattaagaattctttgaaacaaatagaaaattaaattgtaGTACTCTCTgggtatagattttttttttaattgggaggGAACAACCCTTGCAGAACTGCGGATTTCCAGGCTTCTCCCTCAAACTCATCTTCCAAATGCTGccagttattttttaataatgcagACAATGCAAACCTGGCATTAATTCTTGATTAATTCCTTCCAGTGATTCCTCATGTCCTTCAAGATAAAATAATCCTGGCCTACCAACCCTTTAGTAATCTTTCTAATAAGGTCATTCTTGAATTTCTTGagttttcttgaatttctgtGATTCTTTAGAACCACTCCCTCCCCACATTCATATATAAATTAACTGTGCTAGTTACTAAATTATCTCTGTGTCCAATATTGAAGACTAAAAATAACCAAACTAGGGgtaggtgggtggctcagtgggttaaacgtgggctcaggtcatgattccacagcCTAGAGTCATGGGAtaaagccacacatcaggctccaccctgagcagacggcctgcttaagattgtctctcccaggacatggggcgcctgggtggcacagtcggttaagcgtccgacttcagccaggtcacgatctcgcagtccgtgagttcgagccccgcgtcaggctctgggctgatggctcagagcctagagcctgtttccgattctgtgtctccctctctctctgccccttccctgttcatgcttgccccttccccgttcatgctctgtctctctctgtcccaaaaataaataaatgttgaaaaaattaaaaaaaaaaaaaaaaaaaagattgtctctcccaggacagctgggtggctcagtcggttgagcaaccaactcttgatttgggcttaggtcatgatctcacagtctgtgagatcaagcctcgcattgggctctacactgacagtgtggtgcctgcttgggattccagctcttcctctctctctctgcccctccccctactgtGCAGGCATGTGCatgcaatctctctcaaaataaat
This window harbors:
- the DNAAF2 gene encoding protein kintoun isoform X3, encoding MSLTPPLIEVLQVTDSKIQIHAKLQECSNSEQLHEKEEKVNEGSPVTEKENTEHPTTSTTDSDSSVAVKVLETDGCGSVVCLQQESLDVSHMLFGKSQQPESKMEPEFIKEKSPVYSNEEKDNLKEPVITEEKELHGDHQSLLNETTVHNVPGLDNIKETNMQDGSVQFIKDHVTQCAFSFHNSLLYDLD